Proteins from a single region of Nodularia sp. LEGE 06071:
- a CDS encoding FkbM family methyltransferase produces the protein MSVFLKSLKEKGRLDQIHLTICNVGSRKLSSQDDYGAGAWNVFAPNLTIYGFDADADACEAAESELELQNINWTEKHIPLALGKSIEERTLYVTKHPMCSSLYPPNESYTDRFSSLPEFCNLDFTMEIETTTLDSFCDAEGINTIDFLQIDVQGAELEVLKGASKILSRGVLGIETEVEFSHIYVNQPLFADIDGYLREHDFTLFDLRNSYRVRARSPIASAQRPGQLLWGEAFYLQDPIRENANLQIQEPAKIFKLACIADVLDFPDYALELLEYLTVNYGDNPEYNFADSIIESLSNFPELVEMGLDSLPVVANIRSFLKV, from the coding sequence ATGTCTGTTTTTCTAAAAAGTCTCAAAGAAAAAGGTCGCCTTGACCAAATTCATCTGACAATCTGCAATGTAGGATCTCGTAAATTATCATCACAAGATGATTACGGTGCTGGCGCTTGGAATGTATTTGCTCCTAACCTAACTATTTACGGATTTGATGCAGATGCAGATGCTTGTGAAGCTGCTGAATCTGAACTGGAGTTGCAAAATATCAATTGGACTGAAAAACATATTCCTTTAGCTCTGGGTAAATCTATAGAGGAGAGAACTCTTTATGTAACTAAGCATCCTATGTGTAGTTCTCTATATCCGCCGAATGAATCATATACAGACAGATTTTCCAGTTTACCGGAATTTTGTAATTTGGATTTCACTATGGAGATTGAGACAACTACATTAGATAGTTTTTGCGATGCTGAAGGAATTAATACGATAGATTTTTTACAAATTGATGTTCAAGGTGCGGAACTGGAAGTTTTAAAAGGAGCATCTAAAATTTTAAGCCGTGGGGTGTTGGGAATTGAAACAGAAGTTGAATTTTCACATATATATGTAAATCAACCTTTATTTGCTGATATAGATGGCTATTTAAGGGAACATGATTTTACATTATTTGACTTAAGAAATTCCTATCGGGTTCGCGCTCGCTCACCCATCGCATCGGCACAGCGTCCGGGACAGTTACTCTGGGGCGAGGCTTTTTATCTCCAAGATCCGATCAGAGAAAATGCGAATCTTCAGATTCAGGAACCAGCGAAGATTTTTAAATTAGCTTGTATAGCTGATGTTCTAGATTTTCCAGATTATGCTTTGGAGTTACTAGAATATTTAACAGTTAATTATGGCGATAATCCTGAATATAACTTTGCTGACTCTATTATAGAGAGCTTATCTAATTTTCCTGAGTTGGTGGAGATGGGTTTAGATTCTCTCCCTGTGGTAGCTAATATTCGTTCTTTTTTAAAGGTATAA
- a CDS encoding methyltransferase domain-containing protein produces the protein MVNISSELLEKIRQQFDSSPYPRIPLEKSPKTQPNLLYIHSLVTAYYVRNQKIIDPKNKVILDAGCGSGYKSLILAEANPGAKIVGIDISPESIKLAQQRLQYHGFDHAEFHILSIENLTHLDFQFDYINCDETLYLFPDIPLALEAMKNVLKPDGIIRTNLHSYIQRFNYFSAQKVFGMMGLMAENPQEFEIEIVLETMKALKDTVYLKTTAWNSTYELESGKEKILMNHLLQADKGYTITDMFTALRDSDLEFINMVNWRQWELLDLFQDPDNLPAFLAMSLPDISIEERLQLFELLNPVNRLLDFWCGHPQLAAATVPLTEWTDSDWRVATVHLCPQLNTPKFQEDLIACVREIRPFPISEYLSPTEGIKELESSRATCLIPLLDQPQPIMSLVERWKQFRPLDPVTLEPTESEAAFNIVQQLLIRLESFGYVMLEPQANS, from the coding sequence ATGGTAAATATATCATCTGAGTTACTAGAAAAAATTCGACAGCAATTTGACAGTTCTCCCTATCCCCGAATTCCCCTGGAGAAATCACCTAAAACACAACCAAATTTACTTTATATTCATAGCTTAGTTACAGCTTACTATGTAAGAAATCAAAAAATTATAGACCCCAAAAACAAAGTAATTTTAGATGCTGGATGTGGCAGTGGTTATAAATCTTTAATTTTAGCAGAAGCTAATCCAGGAGCAAAAATTGTCGGTATTGACATCTCACCGGAATCAATTAAATTAGCACAACAACGCTTGCAATATCACGGTTTTGATCATGCTGAATTTCACATTCTATCAATTGAAAATCTAACTCATCTAGATTTTCAATTTGATTATATTAATTGTGATGAGACACTTTATCTTTTTCCTGATATACCTCTGGCTTTAGAAGCAATGAAAAATGTATTGAAGCCGGATGGAATTATTCGGACAAATCTCCATAGTTATATCCAGCGATTCAATTATTTCAGCGCTCAGAAAGTCTTCGGTATGATGGGTTTGATGGCAGAAAATCCCCAAGAATTTGAGATTGAAATTGTACTAGAAACCATGAAAGCTTTGAAAGATACTGTCTATCTTAAAACTACAGCTTGGAATTCTACTTATGAACTGGAGTCTGGGAAAGAGAAAATTTTAATGAATCACTTATTACAAGCAGATAAAGGTTACACCATCACTGATATGTTTACGGCTTTGCGAGACTCAGACCTAGAGTTTATCAATATGGTGAACTGGCGACAGTGGGAATTGCTGGATTTATTCCAAGATCCAGATAATTTACCTGCTTTTCTGGCGATGAGCTTACCAGATATATCTATAGAAGAGCGCCTACAGTTATTTGAGCTGCTAAATCCTGTAAATCGGCTGCTTGACTTTTGGTGTGGTCATCCTCAGCTAGCCGCCGCTACTGTACCACTGACAGAGTGGACTGACTCTGATTGGCGAGTAGCTACGGTGCATCTGTGTCCTCAGTTAAACACTCCCAAATTCCAAGAAGACCTCATCGCTTGCGTCAGAGAAATTCGACCATTTCCCATCAGTGAATATTTATCACCCACAGAAGGAATTAAGGAGCTAGAAAGCTCAAGAGCCACTTGCTTGATACCTTTGTTAGATCAACCCCAGCCGATAATGTCTCTGGTAGAGCGTTGGAAACAATTTCGACCCCTAGATCCTGTCACCTTAGAACCTACAGAGTCAGAAGCAGCCTTCAATATAGTCCAACAGTTGCTCATCAGGCTAGAAAGCTTTGGTTACGTGATGCTGGAACCTCAAGCTAATTCGTAA
- a CDS encoding type IV pilin-like G/H family protein, giving the protein MKTELKAKFLQHILNKKKDESGFTLIELLVVIIIIGILSAIALPSFLNQANKAKQSEAKTYVGALNKGQQAFFTEKSTFGTAANLLGIGINTSTVNYDYESTGGLTRADSTGDSKVAVLRSYSGAVQIQGVGGGSNDVTSVAILCENDVPGAVPGIAPTSGTQCGAASTQVGG; this is encoded by the coding sequence ATGAAAACCGAATTAAAAGCTAAGTTCCTCCAACACATCCTCAACAAAAAGAAAGACGAATCAGGTTTTACCCTGATTGAATTGTTGGTTGTTATCATCATCATCGGTATTCTGTCCGCTATTGCTCTGCCTTCCTTCTTGAACCAAGCCAACAAAGCCAAGCAGTCCGAAGCTAAAACCTACGTTGGTGCTTTGAACAAAGGTCAGCAAGCTTTCTTTACTGAAAAGAGTACATTTGGTACAGCCGCGAATTTACTAGGTATTGGTATTAATACATCAACAGTTAACTACGACTACGAATCAACTGGTGGTTTGACACGTGCTGATAGCACTGGTGACAGTAAAGTTGCAGTACTCAGAAGCTACTCGGGTGCGGTACAGATACAAGGCGTTGGTGGTGGTAGCAATGATGTCACCAGTGTAGCCATTCTTTGCGAAAATGATGTTCCTGGCGCTGTTCCTGGTATCGCACCAACAAGTGGTACTCAATGTGGTGCAGCTTCTACCCAAGTTGGTGGTTAG